In the Kribbella sp. NBC_00482 genome, one interval contains:
- the rbfA gene encoding 30S ribosome-binding factor RbfA produces MGEARAKQLADRIQVLVAELLERRVKDPRLGFVTVTDARLTGDLREASVFYTVYGDEQARASTAAALESAKGLIRSEVGKALGLRHTPSVAFFLDAVPETAGQIEELLEKARTADAEVAKAAAGAKPAGDADPYKHKDDDEDEQD; encoded by the coding sequence ATGGGTGAAGCAAGGGCGAAGCAGTTGGCCGACCGGATCCAGGTGCTCGTCGCGGAACTGCTGGAGCGCCGGGTCAAGGACCCGCGGCTCGGTTTCGTCACGGTCACCGACGCCCGGCTGACCGGCGATCTGCGCGAGGCCAGCGTCTTCTACACGGTGTACGGCGACGAGCAGGCGCGGGCGTCCACGGCGGCCGCGCTGGAGTCGGCGAAGGGCCTGATCCGCAGCGAGGTCGGCAAGGCGCTCGGGCTGCGGCACACTCCGAGCGTGGCGTTCTTCCTGGACGCCGTACCGGAGACCGCGGGGCAGATCGAGGAACTGCTCGAGAAGGCCCGGACGGCCGACGCCGAGGTGGCCAAGGCCGCCGCGGGCGCGAAGCCGGCCGGTGACGCGGACCCGTACAAGCACAAGGACGACGACGAGGACGAGCAGGACTGA
- a CDS encoding TetR/AcrR family transcriptional regulator, producing MRQTILEAALAIADERGLDAVSMRSVGLRVGMSAMALYPHVSSKDALLDGLVEVLLTELVPLADLDRDADWWTRLVALAQAARKLANRHPSAFTLLLSRPSVTPEALRATDALYQTILDAGIPDDQVARVERLLSTFVMGFAASEVNGRFSRGTLNPRSRRTQLAPTELPAHYRLATHLDIPIDFDAEFEADLDNLRILLQSIRSSPDSPQRPN from the coding sequence ATGAGGCAGACCATCCTCGAGGCGGCCCTGGCGATCGCAGACGAGCGCGGACTCGACGCCGTCTCGATGCGGTCGGTGGGTCTGCGGGTCGGGATGAGCGCGATGGCGCTGTATCCGCACGTGTCCAGCAAGGACGCCCTGCTCGACGGCCTGGTCGAGGTGCTGCTGACCGAGCTGGTGCCGCTGGCCGACCTGGACCGTGACGCGGACTGGTGGACTCGGCTGGTCGCGTTGGCGCAGGCCGCGCGGAAGCTGGCGAACCGGCACCCGAGCGCGTTCACCCTGTTGCTGTCCCGCCCCTCGGTCACACCGGAAGCGCTCCGCGCCACCGACGCCCTTTACCAGACCATCCTGGACGCCGGTATACCCGACGACCAGGTCGCCCGGGTCGAGCGGCTGTTGTCCACGTTCGTGATGGGCTTCGCAGCCTCCGAGGTGAACGGCCGCTTCAGTCGCGGCACGCTGAACCCGCGGTCCCGCCGTACCCAGCTGGCTCCGACCGAGCTGCCGGCCCACTACCGGCTGGCCACGCACCTCGACATCCCGATCGACTTCGACGCGGAGTTCGAAGCCGATCTGGACAACCTCCGCATCCTGCTGCAGAGCATCCGGTCAAGTCCCGATTCCCCACAGCGGCCCAACTAG
- the truB gene encoding tRNA pseudouridine(55) synthase TruB gives MSPDFTSTSDGIVVVDKPAGLTSHTVVARIRRLAGTRKVGHAGTLDPMATGVLVVGVNRATRLLGHLQLADKSYDATIRLGATTTTDDAEGEVTSTAPVDGITAEAISAAVEGFRGEISQIPSKVSAIKVDGKRAYDRVRAGEEVVLKARAVTVSRYDILDVRPDADGISVDVSVDCSSGTYIRALARDLGAELGVGGHLTALRRTRVGSFDLKAAHTLESLAESFDWLPIADVAAGTFPRFDADDAQAAAIRTGRPLPGLELTAGQTAMFAPDGTFLALYEPHGPVAKPTAVFVG, from the coding sequence TTGAGCCCTGACTTCACCTCGACGTCCGACGGGATCGTGGTCGTCGACAAGCCTGCCGGCCTGACCTCCCACACCGTCGTCGCCCGGATCCGCCGGCTGGCGGGTACCCGGAAGGTCGGCCACGCCGGCACGCTGGACCCGATGGCGACCGGTGTCCTGGTTGTCGGCGTGAACCGGGCGACGCGGCTGCTCGGCCATCTGCAGCTGGCCGACAAGTCGTACGACGCGACGATCCGGCTCGGTGCCACGACGACGACCGATGACGCCGAGGGCGAGGTCACGTCCACGGCTCCCGTCGACGGCATCACCGCCGAGGCGATCTCGGCCGCCGTCGAGGGGTTCCGCGGGGAGATCTCGCAGATCCCGTCGAAGGTGTCGGCGATCAAGGTCGACGGGAAGCGTGCGTACGACCGGGTGCGGGCGGGCGAGGAGGTCGTGCTCAAGGCGCGCGCGGTGACCGTGTCGCGCTACGACATCCTCGATGTCCGGCCCGACGCCGACGGGATCTCGGTCGACGTCTCGGTGGACTGCTCCAGCGGCACGTACATCCGGGCGCTGGCCCGCGACCTCGGGGCCGAGCTCGGCGTCGGCGGCCACCTGACCGCGCTGCGCCGTACCCGGGTCGGCTCCTTCGACCTCAAGGCCGCTCACACCCTGGAGTCCCTCGCCGAGTCCTTCGACTGGCTCCCGATCGCGGACGTTGCCGCCGGCACCTTCCCGCGGTTCGACGCCGACGACGCCCAGGCGGCCGCGATCCGCACCGGCCGCCCGCTGCCGGGCCTCGAACTGACCGCCGGACAGACCGCGATGTTCGCCCCGGACGGCACCTTCCTGGCGCTCTACGAGCCGCACGGCCCTGTCGCCAAACCCACCGCGGTCTTCGTCGGCTAG
- a CDS encoding SGNH/GDSL hydrolase family protein: MKLRRLVAVCAALALVAGLPAAAATAAPSSTTSTGFSRYVALGDSYTSAPFVPLADLLSLGCARSYSNYPKLLASALGVHRFADVSCGGADTTNMTQPQSTILGTAAPQFNALTPDTDLVTLGIGGNDFGVFGDIIGTCPGLRASDPTGAPCKAHFTVDGVDTLKAKIAQTRISIVVQGIRARSPQATIVLVGYPKIAPEHGTCPSILPFADGDYAYLYSIEQALNAAVSGAAEAGGATYVDTFGPSTGHDACAPDGQAWIQGKDINLLRAISYHPRFEGEAGMAALTYKTLTGAQPIVTAAEQATWAARARTLAKQAAASPRAALSPKALEASLNRVRTSAQR, encoded by the coding sequence GTGAAGCTACGCCGTCTGGTTGCTGTCTGCGCAGCGCTCGCACTGGTGGCCGGCCTACCTGCCGCTGCCGCCACCGCAGCGCCGAGCTCCACGACGTCCACCGGTTTCTCGAGGTACGTCGCATTGGGCGACTCCTATACCTCCGCGCCGTTCGTCCCCTTGGCCGACCTGTTGTCGCTCGGGTGCGCACGCTCGTACAGCAACTACCCGAAGCTGCTGGCCTCGGCGCTCGGCGTGCACCGGTTCGCCGACGTGAGCTGCGGTGGGGCGGACACCACGAACATGACCCAGCCCCAGAGCACGATCCTCGGCACAGCTGCCCCGCAGTTCAACGCACTGACGCCGGACACCGACCTGGTGACGCTCGGGATCGGCGGGAACGACTTCGGCGTCTTCGGCGACATCATCGGCACCTGCCCCGGCCTGCGCGCCTCCGACCCGACCGGTGCGCCGTGCAAGGCGCACTTCACGGTCGACGGCGTGGACACGCTGAAGGCCAAGATCGCCCAGACCCGGATCTCGATCGTCGTCCAGGGCATCCGGGCGAGGTCGCCGCAGGCCACGATCGTGCTGGTCGGCTACCCGAAGATCGCGCCGGAGCACGGGACCTGCCCGTCGATCCTCCCGTTCGCCGACGGCGACTACGCGTACCTGTACTCGATCGAGCAGGCGCTGAACGCGGCCGTCTCCGGGGCGGCCGAGGCCGGCGGAGCGACGTACGTCGACACCTTCGGGCCGTCCACCGGGCACGACGCCTGCGCCCCGGACGGCCAGGCCTGGATCCAGGGCAAGGACATCAACCTGCTGCGGGCGATCAGCTACCACCCGCGCTTCGAGGGCGAGGCCGGCATGGCCGCGCTCACCTACAAGACCCTGACCGGCGCGCAGCCGATCGTCACCGCCGCCGAGCAGGCCACGTGGGCTGCCCGGGCGCGCACCCTGGCGAAGCAGGCCGCCGCATCACCTCGAGCTGCCCTCTCCCCCAAGGCCCTCGAGGCCTCCCTGAACCGCGTACGGACCAGCGCGCAACGCTGA
- a CDS encoding NAD-dependent protein deacetylase, giving the protein MRSRPTLEWAPGPEVLALEPGATDIGPVARTVAAGRVVVLSGAGISTESGIPDYRGETGSLRTHTPMTYGDFTASEVARQRYWARSHLGWRTIARAAPNDGHRAVAALQARGHLSGIITQNVDGLHQAAGARDVIELHGNLDRVVCLGCGTTSAREVLDRRLRAANQAFTAEATRINPDGDVELPEDVVRTFTVVACTVCGGVLKPDVVFFGENVPKSRVERCYRLIDDANAVLVLGSSLTVMSGFRFVRHAAKAGTPVLIVNQGLTRGDPYATYRVDLPLGQALTELLEETSGPSHA; this is encoded by the coding sequence GTGCGTTCTCGTCCGACGTTGGAGTGGGCCCCCGGGCCCGAGGTGCTGGCGTTGGAGCCGGGTGCGACGGACATAGGTCCGGTCGCGCGGACCGTGGCCGCCGGGCGCGTCGTCGTACTGAGTGGCGCCGGGATCTCGACCGAGTCGGGGATCCCGGACTATCGAGGCGAGACCGGCAGCCTGCGGACCCACACCCCGATGACGTACGGCGACTTCACCGCGAGCGAGGTCGCGCGGCAGCGGTACTGGGCGCGCAGCCATCTCGGCTGGCGCACCATCGCCCGCGCCGCCCCGAACGACGGCCACCGCGCCGTTGCCGCCCTGCAGGCCCGCGGCCACCTGAGCGGCATCATCACGCAGAACGTCGACGGCCTGCATCAGGCAGCCGGCGCCCGCGACGTGATCGAACTGCACGGCAACCTCGACCGGGTGGTCTGCCTCGGCTGCGGTACGACGTCCGCGCGCGAGGTCCTCGACCGCCGTCTCCGGGCCGCCAACCAGGCGTTCACCGCCGAGGCGACCCGGATCAACCCGGACGGCGACGTCGAACTCCCCGAGGACGTCGTCCGCACGTTCACCGTCGTCGCGTGCACGGTGTGCGGCGGCGTACTCAAACCCGATGTGGTGTTCTTCGGCGAGAACGTCCCGAAGAGCCGCGTCGAGCGCTGCTACCGGCTCATCGACGACGCGAACGCCGTCCTCGTCCTCGGCTCGTCCCTCACCGTGATGTCCGGGTTCCGCTTCGTCCGGCACGCGGCCAAGGCCGGTACGCCGGTGCTGATCGTCAACCAGGGCCTGACCCGCGGCGACCCGTACGCGACGTACCGCGTCGATCTCCCGCTCGGACAGGCACTGACGGAACTGCTCGAAGAAACCAGCGGGCCGAGCCACGCGTGA
- a CDS encoding MFS transporter, with translation MVFVLLAGAFLPIMDFFVTNVALPSIDTSLHASASELELVIAGYGVAYAALLVLGGRLGDRFGHRRLFLGALLGFVAASASCGFAPTVGVLIAARIVQGATAALLVPQVLATFHHTLDHERKARALALYGATSGIAAVVGQLVGGLLVNADLAGTSWRPIFLVNVPIGLVVLLVAARIVPSTRSDHPVGIDLPGTCLFAATLTALLVPLAEGHSLGWPWWCQAMIALAVVLGAVTVVVERHAEHQGRIPLLPPSLLRLPSMARGLVMVFAFSIGFGAFMFVFALTVQDGLHRDALQGGLAILPMALLFFLGSVFAPRVIGRFGRAALSVGAVIQLAGVAALVWVVVGLWPRVSLWDMAVPLALAGAGQSMLFAGLFRSVLADVPTHLGGVGGGVLITLQQTGLALGVATLGTLYLARAEHSTAHAFAAVEGVQMAIIALLAVGAAALPRFTHASAAAPVADA, from the coding sequence ATGGTCTTCGTCCTGCTCGCCGGCGCCTTCCTGCCGATCATGGACTTCTTCGTCACCAACGTCGCGTTGCCGAGCATCGACACCTCGCTGCACGCCTCGGCCTCCGAACTGGAGTTGGTGATCGCGGGCTACGGCGTCGCGTACGCGGCCCTGCTGGTCCTCGGCGGCCGTCTGGGGGACCGCTTCGGCCACCGCCGCCTGTTCCTCGGAGCACTCCTCGGCTTCGTCGCGGCCTCGGCGAGCTGCGGCTTCGCTCCTACGGTCGGCGTACTGATCGCCGCCCGCATCGTCCAGGGCGCGACCGCCGCACTGCTCGTTCCGCAGGTCCTCGCGACGTTCCACCACACCCTCGACCACGAGCGCAAGGCACGGGCGTTGGCCTTGTACGGCGCCACGTCCGGGATCGCGGCGGTGGTCGGTCAACTGGTGGGCGGACTGCTGGTGAACGCCGATCTGGCCGGCACTTCCTGGCGCCCGATCTTCCTGGTCAACGTCCCCATCGGCCTCGTCGTCCTGCTCGTGGCAGCCCGGATCGTGCCGAGCACCCGCTCGGACCATCCGGTAGGCATCGATCTCCCTGGCACGTGTCTGTTCGCCGCCACGCTGACCGCCCTACTGGTCCCACTCGCCGAGGGTCACTCGCTCGGCTGGCCGTGGTGGTGCCAGGCCATGATCGCCCTCGCGGTCGTGCTCGGTGCCGTCACCGTGGTCGTCGAGCGGCACGCCGAGCATCAGGGCCGAATCCCGCTCCTCCCGCCGTCCTTGCTGCGGCTTCCGTCGATGGCGCGTGGCTTGGTGATGGTGTTCGCGTTCAGCATCGGCTTCGGCGCGTTCATGTTCGTCTTCGCACTGACGGTCCAGGACGGCCTGCACCGCGACGCGCTCCAGGGCGGCCTGGCCATCCTGCCGATGGCGTTGCTGTTCTTCCTCGGGTCCGTGTTCGCGCCGCGCGTGATCGGCCGCTTCGGGCGGGCCGCGCTGTCCGTCGGCGCGGTCATCCAGCTCGCGGGCGTCGCGGCACTGGTCTGGGTCGTCGTCGGGCTCTGGCCGCGGGTCAGCCTGTGGGACATGGCTGTCCCGCTCGCACTGGCCGGCGCCGGGCAGTCGATGCTGTTCGCCGGCCTGTTCCGCAGCGTGCTCGCCGATGTCCCCACGCATCTCGGCGGTGTCGGCGGCGGCGTGCTGATCACGCTGCAGCAGACCGGTCTCGCGCTCGGGGTGGCCACCCTCGGCACGCTGTACCTCGCCCGCGCGGAGCACAGCACCGCACACGCCTTCGCCGCCGTCGAAGGCGTGCAGATGGCGATCATCGCCCTCCTCGCCGTCGGCGCCGCCGCGCTCCCCCGCTTCACCCACGCCAGTGCTGCCGCGCCGGTGGCGGATGCCTAG
- a CDS encoding LLM class flavin-dependent oxidoreductase yields the protein MRYGYVMAYGDARDAAELAPIAEAHGWDGFFVWESIWGIDAWVMLGAAAMTTERIRLGTMLTPLPRRKPWDVAGQVSTVDNLSGGRVILSVGLGVTGDDRFWLFEEDPGRKVRAELMDESLELLPHLWRDQPFEYSGKHYQSRKIAELMPPAPPPPVQQPRVPTWVVGGWPRPKSMRRAALQDGWLPAYVGDGEVTPEIVAQGVEWIRNEREKHGLTMDGYDVVAEGMTTADDPKAPDTVHPWADAGATWWIDADWSSMDPATVRPAAERRLKAGPPRVD from the coding sequence ATGAGATACGGCTATGTGATGGCGTACGGCGATGCGCGCGACGCGGCCGAGCTCGCGCCGATCGCGGAAGCGCACGGCTGGGACGGGTTCTTCGTGTGGGAGTCGATCTGGGGCATCGACGCCTGGGTCATGCTCGGCGCCGCGGCGATGACGACCGAGCGGATCCGGCTCGGGACGATGCTCACACCGCTGCCGCGCCGAAAACCGTGGGACGTGGCGGGACAGGTCTCGACTGTCGACAACCTCAGCGGCGGACGGGTGATCCTCTCGGTCGGACTGGGCGTGACAGGGGACGACCGGTTCTGGCTGTTCGAGGAGGATCCCGGGCGGAAGGTCCGCGCGGAACTCATGGACGAGTCGCTGGAGCTCCTGCCGCACCTGTGGCGCGACCAACCGTTCGAGTACTCGGGCAAGCACTACCAGTCCCGCAAGATCGCCGAGCTGATGCCACCGGCGCCACCGCCGCCCGTGCAGCAGCCGCGGGTCCCGACCTGGGTCGTGGGCGGCTGGCCGCGACCGAAGTCGATGCGCCGCGCGGCACTGCAGGACGGCTGGCTCCCGGCGTACGTCGGCGACGGCGAGGTGACGCCCGAGATTGTGGCGCAAGGCGTCGAGTGGATCCGCAACGAGCGCGAGAAACACGGCCTGACCATGGACGGGTACGACGTGGTCGCCGAAGGCATGACCACCGCGGACGACCCGAAGGCCCCGGACACGGTCCACCCGTGGGCCGACGCCGGCGCCACCTGGTGGATCGACGCCGACTGGTCCTCGATGGACCCGGCCACCGTCCGCCCGGCCGCCGAACGCCGCCTGAAAGCCGGTCCGCCCCGCGTCGACTGA
- a CDS encoding MFS transporter: MTTPSPAADLAVAPPSWRSTRRARVGWYGYDWANSVFTTSVTSVFFGPYLTDAARAAAGPGGTVHPLGIGISAASYVPFVVGLSVFLQIFVLPTAAALTTRHDKGRLLGVLLLVGGGAATAMYTIGETDYLLGGGLFVLATIALGGSITVCNTYLPAIAPPERQDRTSAEASAAGFLSAGLILVVDLVVYNSHDRLGLTESEAVRIIMMTAGLWWLLFGALSVMLLRGYGAPATTPTARIGSYRLLGRALRDLQQHPAAAWFLVAFLLYFNGVQAVTGLVGTYAVEALELELDQVIVAVLVVQFAAVVGTAALGRVAERYGGRAVLIGSVLFWCAVIITGGALPAGSFGGFLALCISAGLVVGGVYALSRSVFIRLVPQDRVPEYVGIFETVNRCLGFLGPAAFGLVLQWTGSYRWAWLSILVFMVAGVVTLVAAPRPEVSNA, encoded by the coding sequence ATGACAACCCCATCCCCGGCGGCCGACCTGGCCGTCGCTCCGCCGTCCTGGCGCTCGACCCGGCGCGCTCGGGTCGGCTGGTACGGCTATGACTGGGCCAACTCCGTCTTCACCACCAGCGTGACCTCGGTCTTCTTCGGCCCGTACCTGACCGACGCCGCCCGCGCCGCTGCCGGCCCCGGCGGTACCGTCCACCCACTCGGAATCGGCATCTCCGCCGCGTCGTACGTGCCGTTCGTGGTCGGCCTGTCCGTGTTCCTGCAGATCTTCGTGCTGCCCACCGCGGCCGCCCTCACCACTCGGCATGACAAGGGCCGGCTGCTCGGTGTGCTGCTGCTGGTCGGCGGCGGCGCGGCGACTGCGATGTACACGATCGGCGAGACCGACTACCTGCTCGGCGGCGGCCTGTTCGTCCTCGCGACGATCGCCCTCGGCGGCTCGATCACAGTCTGCAACACGTACTTGCCGGCGATCGCGCCACCGGAGCGTCAGGACCGTACGTCGGCCGAGGCGTCCGCGGCCGGTTTCCTGAGCGCCGGCCTGATCCTGGTCGTCGATCTGGTTGTCTACAACAGTCACGACCGGCTCGGTCTGACCGAGAGCGAAGCGGTCCGGATCATCATGATGACCGCCGGCCTGTGGTGGCTGCTGTTCGGCGCACTGTCTGTGATGCTGCTGCGCGGGTACGGCGCACCGGCGACCACGCCCACCGCTCGGATCGGCTCGTACCGGCTGCTCGGCCGCGCGCTGCGGGACTTGCAGCAGCATCCGGCCGCGGCCTGGTTCCTGGTCGCGTTCCTGCTGTACTTCAACGGCGTCCAGGCCGTCACGGGTCTGGTCGGAACCTACGCGGTCGAGGCGCTCGAACTCGAACTCGATCAGGTGATCGTCGCGGTACTGGTCGTCCAGTTCGCCGCCGTCGTCGGCACAGCCGCGCTCGGACGGGTGGCGGAGCGGTACGGCGGTCGCGCGGTACTGATCGGATCGGTCCTGTTCTGGTGCGCCGTCATCATCACCGGCGGCGCACTCCCGGCCGGCTCGTTCGGCGGATTCCTCGCGTTGTGTATCAGTGCGGGCCTCGTCGTCGGCGGCGTGTACGCCCTGTCGCGCTCGGTCTTCATCCGGCTCGTGCCGCAGGACCGCGTACCCGAGTACGTCGGCATCTTCGAGACGGTCAACCGTTGCCTCGGGTTCCTGGGCCCGGCCGCGTTCGGCCTGGTGCTGCAGTGGACCGGCAGCTATCGGTGGGCCTGGCTGTCCATTCTTGTCTTCATGGTGGCCGGCGTCGTGACGCTCGTCGCCGCGCCCCGGCCGGAGGTGTCGAATGCCTGA
- a CDS encoding MarR family winged helix-turn-helix transcriptional regulator has product MTKSRSVDEERWADLADLVLMISREIQYRGYADESAVPLTQSEGIVMRYLLKDGPAAPSRIAAATGLQRTNLSTTLRGLDGKGLIERQADPDDGRGVAVSPTEHGRGNYAVVRQEWATAVSEAVAGDDTHLDAAVALLSGIAEGLGRTRPGTPSSHPPA; this is encoded by the coding sequence GTGACGAAGTCCCGATCTGTTGATGAGGAGCGCTGGGCCGACCTGGCCGACCTGGTGCTGATGATCAGCCGCGAGATCCAGTACCGCGGCTACGCCGATGAGAGCGCCGTACCGCTGACGCAGTCCGAAGGCATCGTGATGCGCTACCTGCTCAAGGACGGTCCGGCGGCGCCGAGCCGGATCGCGGCGGCGACCGGCTTGCAACGCACCAATCTCTCGACCACGCTGCGCGGCCTGGACGGCAAGGGCCTCATCGAGCGGCAGGCCGACCCGGACGACGGCCGCGGTGTCGCCGTCAGCCCGACCGAGCACGGCCGCGGCAATTACGCCGTCGTCCGGCAGGAGTGGGCGACCGCCGTCAGTGAGGCCGTCGCCGGCGACGACACCCATCTCGACGCGGCCGTCGCGCTGCTCTCCGGCATCGCCGAAGGACTGGGCAGGACCCGTCCCGGGACGCCGTCGAGCCACCCGCCGGCCTGA
- a CDS encoding bifunctional riboflavin kinase/FAD synthetase has protein sequence MRVWHGLDEVSPDFGPTVVTIGNFDGVHRGHQEVLAHARARAAELGGLPVVAMTFDPHPMRVLRPDHAPLQLSDPARRAELLGEAGADAVLILPFTKEVSHWSPEEFIERTLVNSLHAKAIVVGENFRFGHKAAGHVDTLVEAGTQYGFQVEGLSLAGDEQPWSSTYVRQRLADGDVEAAAVALGRPLRVTGVVVEGDKRGRELGYPTANIPADPGAAVPQDGVYAGWLTVLTSAPGAPAYPNPLPAAISVGSNPTFDGVDRRVESYVLDRDDLELYGATVAIDFVARLRGTQIRFDSIDELLVQMKADVDGARHLLSTD, from the coding sequence ATGCGTGTCTGGCACGGATTGGACGAGGTGAGCCCGGACTTCGGGCCGACGGTCGTCACGATCGGCAACTTCGACGGGGTGCACCGGGGTCACCAGGAGGTGCTCGCGCACGCCCGCGCGCGGGCGGCCGAGCTGGGTGGGCTGCCGGTGGTGGCGATGACCTTCGACCCGCACCCGATGCGGGTCCTGCGGCCCGACCACGCGCCGCTGCAGCTCAGTGATCCCGCCCGGCGCGCCGAGTTGCTCGGCGAGGCCGGCGCGGACGCGGTGCTGATCCTCCCGTTCACCAAGGAGGTGTCGCACTGGTCGCCGGAGGAGTTCATCGAGCGCACGCTGGTGAACTCGCTGCACGCGAAGGCGATCGTGGTCGGCGAGAACTTCCGCTTCGGTCACAAGGCGGCCGGCCACGTCGACACGCTCGTCGAGGCGGGAACGCAGTACGGCTTCCAGGTCGAGGGACTGAGCCTCGCGGGGGACGAGCAGCCCTGGTCGTCGACGTACGTGCGCCAGCGGCTCGCCGACGGTGACGTGGAGGCCGCCGCGGTGGCGCTCGGCCGCCCGCTGCGGGTCACCGGTGTGGTCGTCGAGGGCGACAAGCGCGGCCGCGAGCTCGGCTACCCGACCGCGAACATCCCCGCCGATCCGGGCGCAGCTGTCCCGCAGGACGGCGTGTACGCCGGTTGGCTCACCGTGCTGACATCGGCGCCGGGCGCCCCGGCGTACCCGAATCCGCTGCCCGCGGCGATCAGCGTCGGCAGCAACCCGACGTTCGACGGCGTGGACCGCCGGGTGGAGTCGTACGTGCTGGACCGCGACGACCTCGAGCTGTACGGCGCCACGGTCGCGATCGATTTCGTCGCCAGGCTGCGCGGTACGCAGATCCGGTTCGACAGCATCGACGAGCTGCTGGTGCAGATGAAGGCCGACGTCGACGGGGCGCGACACCTGCTCAGCACCGATTAA
- the rpsO gene encoding 30S ribosomal protein S15 produces MSSVDAATKKKIMGEYALTEGDTGSPEVQVALLTHRIAHLTEHLKEHKHDHHSRRGLLLLVGQRRRLLNYLAKKDINRYRSLIERLGLRR; encoded by the coding sequence GTGTCATCTGTTGATGCCGCAACGAAGAAGAAGATCATGGGTGAGTACGCCCTGACCGAGGGCGACACCGGGTCCCCCGAGGTCCAGGTTGCGCTTCTGACGCACCGCATCGCTCACCTCACCGAGCACCTGAAGGAGCACAAGCACGACCACCACAGTCGTCGCGGCCTGCTGCTCCTGGTCGGTCAGCGCCGCCGGCTGCTGAACTACCTGGCGAAGAAGGACATCAACCGCTACCGGTCCCTGATCGAGCGGCTCGGCCTTCGCCGATGA